In Methanothermobacter tenebrarum, the sequence CCCAGCGTCCTTTAATAATTCCTCATCTGTAGCATCCCCAGGAATTGCGAGAATGTTAGGATCCTCCCATAATTCCTTTTCAACAAGCGTCCTATCCTTTTCGATTATGATAACCTTATGCTTCCTTTTTCTCAATTCTTTAAATGTGGCTGATCCAACCCTTCCAAAACCACATAATATAAAATGGTTTTCCATAGCCTTCATCATCCTGCGGATCTTCGCACCTGAAACTGTTTCTTCTAATGTCATGGCAACCACCGTCACACCAATAGTAAAAACATATGCTATAAGGCCCACACCACCTATTGCAAGGGTCACGCTGAAAATCTTCTGGGAGATGGTATGGGGTACAATGTCTCCATAGCCTACAGTTGCGAGGGTGACTATGGTAAAATAGATGGCATCATAAAAGTTGAGACCCATGATCAAAATAGAACCGATAACACCATATATGAGTAATATGATGAGTGCTAACATTGCATAATAAAATATGGATGGTGGCATGGTCTGTATGTATTCGACAGCAGATTCCCATCGTGAAATCCTAGGTTTTTGTGGGGGCATGGGACAAAACCTCAAATGAAAAACTTAATCTTCCTTGAAACTAATATCACCATTAATGAATATATCCCTTTTGGGTGTTGATAAATATGAAACCCATTGACATGATGGTCACGGATTTAAATGCAGAATATCTTGGGATTCCCAGACTTTCACTAATGGAGAATGCTGGGAAGGCAGTTGCCCAGGAGATAAACAAGCTAATAGACAGTGGGAGCGTAACAATCTTCGCAGGTACTGGGGGTAATGGGGGTGACGGTTTCGTGGCTGCACGACACCTCCTAAACATGGGCTTCAAAGTAGAGGTTATATTATTAGCCCACCCCTCAAGGGTAAGATCAGAAGAGGCTAAAAAAAACTGGGAAGTCCTAGAGAAGATGAAATTCTCCCCAGCCCCATTAGAACTCAGGATAATCAGGGACTCATCCCAACTCAAACCACCAAATACGAGTGTGATAGTTGACGCCATCCTAGGTACAGGCATAAAGGGGAGGCTAAGAGAACCTATAAGATCAGCCATAAAACTCATAAACAAATCCAAGGCACTTAAAGTAGCGGTAGACATACCAAGTGGCGTTGAACCCGAAACAGGTGAAGTAGCGGATGTTGCAGTTGAAGCAGATTATACAGTGACATTCCATAGGATGAAAGATGGCCTAAAGATGGCGGATCCCACACTTACAGGGGAGATAATAGTATCTGATATAGGGATACCACCCATGTGCGAAATATTCACAGGACCAGGAGACCTTCTAAGATTACCCAAGAGGAAAAGCTCAACCCATAAAGGAGAAAATGGTAGAATACTAATAATAGGTGGGAGTGCTCAATATTCAGGGGCCCCTGCACTTGCAGGTTTAGCCGCCCTCAAATCTGGTGCAGATCTTGTGACAATAGCATGCCCCGAATCTGCCATGATACCCATCAAATCATATTCACTAGACCTCATCGTCAAGGGATTCCCAGGAGATCACATCAACACCAAAATGCTAAAAGGGATGCTTAAAATGGTAGAAAGGGTTGATTGCATCCTAATAGGCTGTGGTGGGGGTCTAGAACCCGAGACAGGGGACGCGTTCGACCTACTGGTCCAAGAAATCATGAAAATGGGAAAACCCATTGTCATAGACGCTGACGGATTAAAACTAATAAAAAAGGACACCATCAAAGATTACCATAATATTATCTTAACACCACATGAGGGAGAATTCAAAAAATTCTTCTCACTAAAGTCTCCAATCATCATCAAAGACTTTAAAGAGAAGGTTACAGCCTATCATTCAATAGCGAACAATATAAAGGGTCTTGTATTATTAAAGGGACCAGTTGACATGATATTCCAAGGCGAAAAAGTGCGATTAAACACCACAGGAACCCCTGGGATGACAGTAGGAGGAACCGGCGATTGTCTTGCGGGTATCACAGCATCATTATGGGCCCAAGGATTATCAACAATGGATGCAGCTGCACTGGCGGCCTTCATAAATGGTAGGGCAGGGGAACTGGCCGAAGAAGAGTATGGTTATGGTTTCACAGCCTCTGAGATGATCGACTTCATCCCAAGGGCCATGTCTATTCCCTCAACAACTTCTGGTATAACCTAGCCTGTAACCCATAATTTTTAACCATACCCTTCATTTCCCGCTGATCAAAACTTTTATCTTCGAATGAGACAATCTTTTCACTATACAAGCTGTAAGGTGATTCCCTCCCAACGATCCTCATATTACCCTTATGTAATTTCACATTAACTGTGCCGGTAACGCGACGTTGCATATGGTCAATAGCCTTGTCAAGATCCTCCCTCAAGGGTTCATGCCACAAACCATTATATATAAGCTCTGAATAAATGCCACTTATCATATCAGCGAATCTAAGCTCATTCCTAGTTAATGTTAACTGTTCGAGGGCCTTGTGAGCCTCTATTAAGAGTAGGGCGGCTGGTGTCTCATAAACTTCACGGCTTTTCATCCCAATAATACGATCCTCTATTATATCCACCCTGCCGATCCCATATCTTCCTGCGATAATATTAGCTTCTCTTATAAGTTCGACAGGTTCTATTTCCTCCCCGTTAATCTCGTGGGGGACTCCTTCCTTAAATCCTATCTGGATCGTCTTGGGATCCTCTGGGGTTTCATCTGGCGGTCTTGTCCAACTGAAGGCATCCTCTGGGGGTTCTACCATAGGATCTTCTAGGATGTCGCCTTCGATGGCTCTCCCCCATAGATTTTCATCTATACTATACTGTTTCTTTGGTGGTAATGGTATTCCACAAGATTTTGCATACTCTATTTCCTCAGACCTTGTAAGGTTAAGATCCCTTATGGGTGCTATAACATCACAGTTGCTCATCGACCTTATAATGGCTTCGAATCTGAACTGGTCATTCCCCTTACCAGTGCAACCATGGGCTATCGCGGATGCTCCCTCCTCCTTGGCAACCTCAACTATCTTAGCGGCTATGAGTGGCCTTGCAAGGGCCGTGCTTAATGGGTAGCCTTCATATGATGCGTTGGCCTTTATGGCCTTGAGGATGTAATCCTTTGCAAATTCTTCCCTGGCATCTATCGTGTAATGTTTATAGTTGCCAAGTTTTTTCGCGACCTGGGCCGGTCTTCTGATTTCTTCACGTGGTTGTCCAACATCCACGCATGCTGTGATAACTTCCATGTTATATTTTTCTTCGAGTAACTTGATACATACTGATGTGTCGAGGCCTCCACTAAATGCAAGGACAACTTTATCCATTAGATCACCTAGAATAATATTCTTGAAGGTTGAGTCTGTCATCCATGCTATTATATTTATGGGCTAACAATTTAATTTGTGGGGGATGTGAATGGTGTTAGATCCCCTAGATATTAAGATTATCTATAGGGGCTCCGGCGGCCACTTGGAAAAAAATATCCTAATAGGTGATTATTTTAAGGTTAATCCATCCTTTAGGGTATTATCTGAGTATTCTAGGAGGGGAACCCCTATAGTGGCCTTGGGGGAGGGGAGGCCCCGTGTTATGATAACTGCGGGTGTTCATGGTAATGAGATTCCGCCGCAGCTTGCGAGTCTTGAACTTATTAAGTTTCTTGCTCCCCTGGATATTATGGGGACAGTTTATATCATACCCTTTGCAGCGCCATGGTCGACTATGAATAATACCCGCTGGTTTAAGGGTGTTGATCTTAACCGTTCTTCCCATGCTCCAGGTTCTGTGACGAATACAATATTTAAGGTTGCGGTTGATTTAGGTGTGGATGCTCTTGGGGATTTCCATTCAACCGCGCCGAGGAGCAACCCTGGGAGGGAGAGTATCTTCTGTTCCAAGAAACCTTGTAGGAGAAGTTACCTGATGGCAAAGTATATAAGTAGAATGGGTTCATCAGATGTTATAGCCTATGAGACTGCAGCTTCACATTATAAAGGCGCTCTTGAGGATGAATGCAATCTTGGTGGTGTGGGCGCGGTTACTTGTGAGGTCGTATCTGAGAATGGCTCATTAGCCCCTGGAAGCCTTGAAAGGTCGCTTCTTCAAATGAAAGCTTTCCTCAAATATTTTAATGTGATCTAGTGGTTGGCATGTCCTCCTATAAAAAGCATGTGATATTTGCCCTAGTTTTTAGTTTACCATTCTTTTTCCAGAACATATTTGCCCTTGCACTTAGCGTTTTAGGCTCTTCAATTCCAGATTTTGACCATCCGATTAAGGGTAGGAGGGTTTCTCTCATATTCCTTATTGGACTTTTAACATTGATAATCTTTTATTTGCTTGGCTTGCCATATCTTATTGGGATTCTTTTGATGGTTTTGGCGATGATATTTTATCTCTCGAGTCATAGGGGTTTTAGCCATTCAATACTTTGCATTTTTATCCTGTCAATTCTCCTGACACTCCTTGTTATAAGTTCTTATTTCTTTTTCAGGGCTTTTGGTGTTGATGAAAGGGAATCCCTCGCCCTGATATTGGTCTTCTCAGGGTTAATATTCGTTGATAGGAAAATTTTAATCCCATTCACGTTTCTGGGCGTCTTAGGCGTCCTGTTCACACCATTCCTTGGTTTGAACCTCTATAATATTATGGGGCCATTTTTGATGGGTTTTATAAGTCATGTGATCTTGGATTTATACACGCCTAGTGGGGTTAAATTTCTGAGACCATTTTCAACCAGAACATTTAAAAAGGGCCTTGGAGGTTTCCTGATAATAATATGGATCATATGCGCCTCATATAACATTATACACTTGATTTGATTGGAGGGCAAAGAATAGGAGGATACTTAGAAGATGGAGCAAAGCACTTGATGGAATCTGCTGGCATCTCAAGCTCATAATATATGGAGGACACCTATGGGGTGCTGTTTTCTCCAAGTTGAAGATTTGGATTCAATAAGGCCATGGTTGCCCAGGGGATTTTGTGGGTTGCTACTTTCTCATTAGCACTTCGTTCACAGTTGATCCTGAAATGATGCTACTGGTGGCCCTTGCACTTAGAGTATTGGGTAATATTAGGGTTGTGGGGGATAATCCACTTAATAATTCGGATGAAAATCATAGAGAGGATTTTTATTATGATTAGTCTCCCATGGAATAGTGGGTGGGTATTTTTCATGTTATCTGTGATTTTGTGAACTACCCCCTCTTAATGGGAGGGGGTTCCTGCTTCAACGACGCTTGGTCTCCACAGGTGTGAATTCGGGTTGTCCCAACCCTACAATTTTACAGGGTTATGGATTAGGACACTGCATCTCAACCCTTTGCTTGGAGGTAAGCACAAAAAATATGGCAGAAGAACAAGTATATAAACTTTTTGGCTTTCATTCCCCTTAGAGGGGGACTTCTCGCCGAAAGTTAAACATTGTATAGGGATTGTGGAAAAAGTCTATAAACTTTCCAATGGAGGATGTGGGGTGGGATATCAATTATGTGGATGATACAATGCATAAAATTTTTCAGATTATATATACTGGGGTCCATAGGATCTGGAGGTGAAAGTTCATCCCTTAAAAATTCTTTTGTTAGATGATATATAGAAAAATTTATATTATTATAAATAATCATGTTAATTATCAGATTGATGGGAGTAAAGACAATGTCCATAGCAAGAATCGGTTATGGAATCGCCTACTTTATCATATTAATATACAATATCCTTAAATCAGCCCTAAACGTGGCTAAAATGGTCTTAACAGGGGACATAAGACCAGTGGTGGTTGAAATCGAAACGATACTAGAACGTCCAATATCACAAACCATACTCGCGAACAGCATAACCCTGACACCCGGAACCCTCTCAATAGACCTCAACCCAGAAAAAAGACTATTAAAAGTCGCCACGATAATACCCAAAGAAAAAGAGGAAATAATACCATTCGAACCCTACATCAAAAAGATGCTCGAATAGGGGGACTAGATTTGGATCTACTGTTAATATCAGAGTATATATTCCTCGCATCCCTCGCAATATTCATCATCGCAGCAGTCAGAATCGCCACAAGGAAAACAATAGCAATGGGCCTTGTAGGAGTCTCAGCATTAAGTATCGCAGTGGCAACAATACTCATCCTCATAAACAAAATCCATGGTATAGGATTCTGCCGAGACATCGCCTATGCCCTCGTACTACTCGGACCAGTAGGCACAATAGCATTTGCAAAGGTCCTGAAGGGGTGAACAAAATTGGATCCTATCATAATAATAAGATCAGCCATTCTACTAATCTCATCAATACTATTACTGATGAGTGCAATGGGGATTCTAAGGTTTAAGGATGATGTCCCCAGAGTCCTATATGCGAGGATACACATCCTCGGCGTAGCAGATCTCGCATGTATCATCGCCCTTTTAACATTATATGAGCCGCTTCTCGCAGCCACATACTTTATACTAGCACCATTCGCAGCCCATGCAATCGCAAACGCATACTATTATGGGGAGGAGGACCATGATTGAATATCTGATAATGATCATAATATTGTTAGGAGCCATACTGGCACTAATCCAAAGGGACCTTCTAAAGGCGGCCATATTAACAGGTATCCCAGGAGCATCCATGGCATTCCTTTACCAGTTCCTGCTAGCCCCAGATGTTGCCCTTACACAGGCAATCGTGGGATCCGCGATAATACCAGTATTCTTCGCACTCGCGGTCTATAAGACTAGGAGGATGGAAGAATGATCCCAGTACAATTAGCATCATTCTTCACGGCAGCGAGCCTAATCCTAATCGGGATCATAGGCGTCTTCTTCATCGACAACCTCGTAAAAAAGGTGATAGCACTCTCATTTATAAGTGACGGTGTTAACCTTTTCCTGGTGACGCTAGGCTACAAGCCTGGTGGCATAGTATATATTTACGTGCCAGGAATGTCAAGTTCATGGTTCGCACAGAACGCATCATATCCCCTACCATTCGCCCTCGTACTTACAAGTATAGTTATCGGTGCAAGCACCCTCGCAGTCATGCTAGCCATAATAATCATACTATACCATAGACATGGTAGCCTTTCATCAAAGATACTTGAAGACTAAAAAATATGATAGGAGAGGAACATATGAAATCCCTTATTGCCCTGATGGTGATACTACCAATCCTATGCGGTCTACTCTTGAACCTACTCCATAAAAAGGATAGAACAATCAAAATATTAGCACTGACCGTCGCGATAATACTACCAATAATCCCCTTAATTGCAAGTTATGGAGTCTACTATTTCGGAGGATACCCACCAATCGCAGAGAATCCCACCATCGCAAAGTATCTGCCAGCATATATCACAGGATCGTATTTAGCCAAATTCCACCCCGCAATAACATACATCTTCAACAGCGCCCAGAGAATATTCATTCTTATACTGGGGATTGTAGCGTTTCTCGCGATTTTCACATCACTAAACGAGGTTAAAAAACCATCCGGGGTTTACTCTTTCCTAATGTTCATGGCCACCGCGGCTGTCACAGCCATAGTATTAGCAGATGACATATTCAACTTGTATGTCTTCTTTGAGATAGCTGCTATTTCACAAGCCGGCATCATACTCTTCTCCAATATTAAAGGAAGTTATAAAATGGCCCTCAGGTACCTTTTCCTTGGAGGCGTCGCGGCGCCAATGCTACTATTGGGCGTGGCCCTATTATTAGGTGCTGTGGGGAGTGTTAACATATCAGACATGATATTCACCATGAAAAAGGGGCTCATAGACCCGGGCAATCCAATATTCTTAACAGCCGCGGGTCTAATAATTTTCGGATGGCTTTATGGGTCAGGTTTGCCACCATTCCACACTATAAAATCTGGATTGTACAGTAAGGCCCTTCCTCATGCGGCTTCCCTCATCCAAGCATTCTCAGTGTTCACCCTTGTAGCCCTGGGCGTTATCATACTCAGATTATTCTATTATATCCCGGTTGTGAGG encodes:
- a CDS encoding NAD(P)H-hydrate dehydratase, which encodes MKPIDMMVTDLNAEYLGIPRLSLMENAGKAVAQEINKLIDSGSVTIFAGTGGNGGDGFVAARHLLNMGFKVEVILLAHPSRVRSEEAKKNWEVLEKMKFSPAPLELRIIRDSSQLKPPNTSVIVDAILGTGIKGRLREPIRSAIKLINKSKALKVAVDIPSGVEPETGEVADVAVEADYTVTFHRMKDGLKMADPTLTGEIIVSDIGIPPMCEIFTGPGDLLRLPKRKSSTHKGENGRILIIGGSAQYSGAPALAGLAALKSGADLVTIACPESAMIPIKSYSLDLIVKGFPGDHINTKMLKGMLKMVERVDCILIGCGGGLEPETGDAFDLLVQEIMKMGKPIVIDADGLKLIKKDTIKDYHNIILTPHEGEFKKFFSLKSPIIIKDFKEKVTAYHSIANNIKGLVLLKGPVDMIFQGEKVRLNTTGTPGMTVGGTGDCLAGITASLWAQGLSTMDAAALAAFINGRAGELAEEEYGYGFTASEMIDFIPRAMSIPSTTSGIT
- a CDS encoding argininosuccinate synthase; this translates as MDKVVLAFSGGLDTSVCIKLLEEKYNMEVITACVDVGQPREEIRRPAQVAKKLGNYKHYTIDAREEFAKDYILKAIKANASYEGYPLSTALARPLIAAKIVEVAKEEGASAIAHGCTGKGNDQFRFEAIIRSMSNCDVIAPIRDLNLTRSEEIEYAKSCGIPLPPKKQYSIDENLWGRAIEGDILEDPMVEPPEDAFSWTRPPDETPEDPKTIQIGFKEGVPHEINGEEIEPVELIREANIIAGRYGIGRVDIIEDRIIGMKSREVYETPAALLLIEAHKALEQLTLTRNELRFADMISGIYSELIYNGLWHEPLREDLDKAIDHMQRRVTGTVNVKLHKGNMRIVGRESPYSLYSEKIVSFEDKSFDQREMKGMVKNYGLQARLYQKLLRE
- a CDS encoding metal-dependent hydrolase → MSSYKKHVIFALVFSLPFFFQNIFALALSVLGSSIPDFDHPIKGRRVSLIFLIGLLTLIIFYLLGLPYLIGILLMVLAMIFYLSSHRGFSHSILCIFILSILLTLLVISSYFFFRAFGVDERESLALILVFSGLIFVDRKILIPFTFLGVLGVLFTPFLGLNLYNIMGPFLMGFISHVILDLYTPSGVKFLRPFSTRTFKKGLGGFLIIIWIICASYNIIHLI
- a CDS encoding Na+/H+ antiporter subunit E, whose protein sequence is MGVKTMSIARIGYGIAYFIILIYNILKSALNVAKMVLTGDIRPVVVEIETILERPISQTILANSITLTPGTLSIDLNPEKRLLKVATIIPKEKEEIIPFEPYIKKMLE
- a CDS encoding monovalent cation/H+ antiporter complex subunit F, giving the protein MDLLLISEYIFLASLAIFIIAAVRIATRKTIAMGLVGVSALSIAVATILILINKIHGIGFCRDIAYALVLLGPVGTIAFAKVLKG
- a CDS encoding cation:proton antiporter (subunit G of antiporter complex involved in resistance to high concentrations of Na+, K+, Li+ and/or alkali), whose translation is MDPIIIIRSAILLISSILLLMSAMGILRFKDDVPRVLYARIHILGVADLACIIALLTLYEPLLAATYFILAPFAAHAIANAYYYGEEDHD
- a CDS encoding DUF4040 domain-containing protein translates to MIEYLIMIIILLGAILALIQRDLLKAAILTGIPGASMAFLYQFLLAPDVALTQAIVGSAIIPVFFALAVYKTRRMEE
- a CDS encoding cation:proton antiporter subunit C — encoded protein: MIPVQLASFFTAASLILIGIIGVFFIDNLVKKVIALSFISDGVNLFLVTLGYKPGGIVYIYVPGMSSSWFAQNASYPLPFALVLTSIVIGASTLAVMLAIIIILYHRHGSLSSKILED
- the ehbF gene encoding energy conserving hydrogenase EhbF, translating into MKSLIALMVILPILCGLLLNLLHKKDRTIKILALTVAIILPIIPLIASYGVYYFGGYPPIAENPTIAKYLPAYITGSYLAKFHPAITYIFNSAQRIFILILGIVAFLAIFTSLNEVKKPSGVYSFLMFMATAAVTAIVLADDIFNLYVFFEIAAISQAGIILFSNIKGSYKMALRYLFLGGVAAPMLLLGVALLLGAVGSVNISDMIFTMKKGLIDPGNPIFLTAAGLIIFGWLYGSGLPPFHTIKSGLYSKALPHAASLIQAFSVFTLVALGVIILRLFYYIPVVRWAIIIFSIAAMALGISMAIMQTDFKRLIGFLAVGELGYIGIGLGLGTTMSITAGLFQAVNEALATACLFLGFGTILYQTGTSEIDKLGGLLKYKPGVAGLMILAGFIMAGIPPFNVFQSKLMLIESAISAGFPELAIIMILLSIVTFMTFMKAYYSIYLKPEPRGLEVKAERIPSSTIFSMIILLVICTILGILPQLATSQFGSITHGLLML